One part of the Vicia villosa cultivar HV-30 ecotype Madison, WI linkage group LG6, Vvil1.0, whole genome shotgun sequence genome encodes these proteins:
- the LOC131611924 gene encoding uncharacterized protein LOC131611924, producing MRYLDELILNDNICVTAVAIGFNKIGINYEDNHVAKKHAQIHMALELLLNLNFYLKNIQNVNTRRCLSELPSFLSPIFERISSCPTFKNVDSDSIVLEQLKVVFPRKEMVCPRAGS from the exons ATGCGCTACCTTGATGAACTCAT CCTTAATGACAACATTTGTGTGACTGCTGTTGCTATAGGG TTTAACAAGATTGGCATTAATTACGAGGACAACCATGTGGCAAAAAAGCATGCTCAAATTCATATGGCACTAGAACTGCTTCTGAActtgaatttttatttgaaaaat ATTCAAAATGTTAATACAAGGCGATGCTTAAGTGAGCTTCCCTCATTTTTGTCTCCAATATTTGAAAGAATATCATCATGCCCAACTTTCAAGAATGTTGACTCTGATAGCATAGTTTTGGAACAACTTAAG GTGGTTTTTCCTAGGAAAGAGATGGTTTGTCCGCGTGCAGGTTCGTAA